Proteins found in one Pelmatolapia mariae isolate MD_Pm_ZW linkage group LG7, Pm_UMD_F_2, whole genome shotgun sequence genomic segment:
- the rps13 gene encoding 40S ribosomal protein S13 has product MGRMHAPGKGLSQSALPYRRSVPTWLKLTSDDVKEQIFKLAKKGLTPSQIGVILRDSHGVAQVRFVTGNKILRILKSKGLAPDLPEDLYHLIKKAVAVRKHLERNRKDKDAKFRLILIESRIHRLARYYKTKRVLAPNWKYESSTASALVA; this is encoded by the exons ATGGGTCGCATGCACGCTCCCGG AAAGGGCTTGTCCCAGTCAGCTCTGCCTTACAGGCGCAGTGTTCCCACT TGGCTGAAGCTCACATCTGATGATGTCAAAGAGCAGATCTTCAAGCTGGCCAAGAAGGGTCTGACTCCTTCTCAGATTG GTGTGATTCTGAGGGACTCCCACGGTGTTGCCCAAGTACGTTTTGTCACTGGCAACAAAATTCTGAGGATCCTCAAGTCCAAGGGTCTGGCCCCTGACCTGCCAGAGGATCTGTACCACCTCATCAAGAAGGCTGTGGCGGTCAGGAAGCACCTGGAGAGAAACAGAAAG GACAAGGATGCCAAGTTCCGCCTGATTCTCATTGAGAGCAGGATCCACAGGCTGGCCCGTTACTACAAGACCAAGAGAGTACTGGCCCCCAACTGGAAGTA TGAGTCCTCTACAGCTTCTGCTCTGGTGGCATAA